The DNA segment TGGTGCAGCGTTCTTTACCGGCGTTATGTATACGGTTGCGGTGTTGATGCTGTGCGCCGGCATTATGGCGTGGGCACGTTGGGCTCGTTCCAGTGATTCCAACGCACTGGTGTTGCAGGCGCGAGAGGAAGCGCTGGTGGCCGAGCAGGAGAAACAGCGTATTCTCGCGGCGAATATGGAACGTGACCGTATCAGTGCCAGCATTCAGGCTGAGGTCACTGCCACGTTGAACAGCGTGATCAACCAAGCCGTCGATGGCATTCGCATGTTGGATCGCGCCGAAACACAAGGCAAGGAGCCAACCGCCGACGAGATTTCCACAGCGTTCAAAGCCATTGGAGAACAGGGGCGTGCCGCGCTTAAGCGTATGCGCGAACTGCTTGGCGTGCTTCGTGAGACTGGTTTCAGCGATGACGCTCATGCCGGTAGCGCGAGCGAACTGCAGTTGAGGCCTGCAGCACCGCTGGAGGAGCAGCTGCAGCGCGTGTCTCGATAGCCGGTTCAAGTTTTCAGGGAGATGTAAGGGTTTATTTTGCACTGTGAGCGGAACAATGCCGATAAGGTGGAGAGTATGAGTGAAGAACAGAAGATTCATGTGGTCATTGCCGATGATCAGGAATTGGTACGTGCCGGTTTTGCTATGGTGATCGGCTCCCAACCTGATATGGCGGTCGCGGCACAGGCTCGCGATGGTGCGGAAGCCATGGCGTTGGCGGAAACACTGCATCCTGATGTGGTGTTGATGGATGTGCGTATGCCAGGCATGGATGGTATTGAAGCGACTCGGCAGATCAGCGCGTTGCAGCATCGGTTCGCTGCCGATGGCACGAAATCAGAAGTCGCCCGTACCAAGGTGATTATTTTGACGACATTCGATTTGGATGAATATGTGATGGCGGCGATCAATGCCGGAGCTTCGGGGTTCCTGCTGAAAGATACAGAACCGGAAACGTTGTTGAATTCGATTCGCACGGTCTTTCAAGGTAATGCGATTATCGCACCGTCCGCCACGAAACGCCTTATCGAGAAAATGATGGAAGGCGATTTCATGGCTGCGAATGTTGGTGCACATGGAAATTCCACTGCTTCTTCCACTTCTGATTCGACGTACACCGATCCGGAATTAGATGAACTGACCGATCGCGAGCGCGAAGTGCTTATTGAGATCGCGCATGGATTGTCGAATCAGGAGATTGCCGACAAGCTTTTCATCAGCCTGACGACGGTGAAAACGCATGTGGCGCATATTCTGTCGAAAATCAATGCGCGAGACCGCGTCCAAGCCGTCGTGTTCGCCTATGAAAACCATCTCGTATAAAACCTTCATAAAAACGCATTCAGGCAACAAAAAATGCTCCTTCTTCCGAAGGAGCATTTTATGTAGTGATCTAGGCTTCCGCGAGCGCCTCAACCGGCGGCACCTTGGCCGCGCGGCGGGCGGGCGCGACACTGGCCAGCAATGCTGCCACAGCCGCCACGGCAAGCACAATGCCGTTGATTCCCCATTCAAACGGGAACACCACGGTGCCGTACAGACTGAACACCACGTATGCGCCCAGCCAGCCGAACAATGTGCCAAGTAGAATGCCGGCAAGGCCGGATACCACGGAGATGAGCAGCGCTTCGATGGCGAGTGACGCCCGCAGCTGGCCGCGGGTCATGCCGATGGCTCGCAGGGTGGCCGATTCGCGGGTGCGTTCGATCACCGATAGGGACAGTGTGTTGGCCACGCCGATCAAGGCGACCAGTACCGCCACGGCGATCAGTCCCACCATAAGCATCATCATGGAGTCGATCATCTGTGCCCAGGTGATGCGTTCGGCGATCGGTCCGGTCACTGTCGCATCAGTGCTCTTTTCCAATGCGGCCTGCATGTCGTTGTAGATGCCGTCGACGGAAACTCCCGACTTGTCAGTATCTGCTTTGACCAGCAACACATGGGTGGCGGCATCAAGGTCACCATTGGTGAAATGACTTTCATCCACGAATCCGACAGCTTCATACTGTGCGGATACGCGACGGTAGTCGGCTTGGTTTGCTTGCAATGTCAGCGAACGCGTAGCGTCGCCGTCCTGGTTCCATTCGGTGGAGAAATCAGCCGTGCCGTTGGCGAACTGCAGCTCCTTGCCGGTTTGCGCATTGTATGTTGGCATGAGAACGCTATCACTGTCGATGGAGGCGTTACCCAAGTTGGCACGCATGACCTGCTTGACCTGATCGATGTTCTTCACACCGACCAGCAATGCGGACGTAGGCCGGGTTCCATCCGCTTTCTCCAAGGTCACGGAAACCGCCGGCGCATACAACGTGTCGGACACGCCGTTGATGTCGGCTACATCCTTGGCCATTTGCTGGCTGATGTCATCGCCCATGGCCACGATGTCGACGCTATAACGGGTGGCGAGCGCACCATTCATAGTCTCTTTGGCGCTAGCGGCACCGGTTGCGATGGTGGAAACCAAGGTGACGCCGATGAGCAGAGCGGCACCGGTTGCTGCGATGCGTCGCGGATTCTTCTGAATGTTGGCGTGTGCAACTGTTGCGGAAGATCCTGTCAGTGAGGCCAGCGCTCCAGCACCCTTCATGAGGGTCGGCATCCAGAACACCGCGGTGACCACCATGCCGAGGAACACCAGTGCAGCGCCGACGATGGCTATGAGCAGAATCATCGTGAATTGATCGCCGTTCGCTTCCTCGCCGCCATTGGTGGCTTGTACCTGCCAGATGGAAAATACTGCCATGGCGATACCGACCACCACCATCAGAATACCGATTATGGCTCGAGTGAGACTGGAACGACGGTTGTCGGTCAGTTCAATCGGGCGCAATGCCTCCAATGGCGTCACCGCAGTAGCGGAACGTGCGGATCCCAAGGATGCGAGCACCGTCACCACAATACCGAAGAGAATAGGCACGACGGCGGCCTGCCAAGAGAAATTGAATCGCATACCCTCTTGCATGATGTCACTGACGCACATGCCCCACATGAGCAGACTTCCCAGTACCACGCCAAGCACGGATGCGACGAAGCCAAGCACTGCCGCTTCAAACAGCACGGAACCATACAGCTGGCCTTTCTTCGCGCCGATGGTGCGCAGCAAGGCGAGTGTGCGGCGGCGTTGCGCCACGAGCACTTGGAACGTGTTGGCGATCACCAGTGCCGCCACGAACATGGCAAGCACGCCGAAGCACATGAGGAATGTGGTGACGATGTTGGTTTGGTTGCCGGTTAAGGATTTGATGCTTTCGTCACTGACCTGCTGTCGCGGCATCAAATCGAAATGCTTTGGCAGCAACGCTTTCACACTGTTGATGGTTTTTGCGGATGCGCTGTTTCCATCCAAGGCAAGGTCGAGGTATACCGTTGTTGTTCCGGTGGTGTTGAAATCGCCTGTTCCCTGCATTGCGGCAAGCAGATTGTTGGATCCTACAATCGCACCACCATAGTACGAGTAGGCACCGTTTGGATCGGAGGTGAGTCCGACCACGCGCACGTTGTCCGCTTTGGCTTTGCCATCGGCGCCTACCTCATATCGGGAGGTCAGGCTTACAGTGTCGCCAATGCCGACGTTCAGCTGTTTCGCCATGTCTTCCGGCAGTGCGACTTCGTTGGAGTCCTTCGGCTGGTCCCCTTCCGTAATGTTCACGGGGAGCATGTTCTTCTGTGCCGCGGTGGAGATAATCTCACCGCTGATGGTGCTGTCTCCCTTGGAAACACTGGCGCCGGTTTCCACCGAAGCGCGGACGCCGTCGACCCCTTCGATGCCGGCGATCTGGTCGAGATGGAAGTCGCCGACAGTGCTGGAGTACGCTTCGTTGAGTTCCTCATCACTCAGGTCGGAGCTGTTGACGGTCACCGCATAGTTGGCGTTTCCGAACATAGCGGTCAGCCGCCGTGTCAGGGAGTCGTTCATGGCATTGCCGAACAGGAAGGTGCTGGCGATGAACGCCGTGCCGATCATGATGGCGATACCTGCGGGTATGAGCATGCGCTTGGTTTTTCGCATGAGTTTCAAAGTGATGGACCACATGGTGAATTCTGTTCCCTTCTTCGAATGCTTCTACAGTGCGTTTAGTGGGAATGTCTCGCGGAAGCCGCATTCATTGTGGCGGCTTCGCGTTCCTTCATCAACAGTTCACTCATCTGGTCTGCTGTCGGATTGTTCACGTCCGTCACAATCTGGCCGTCGGCAAACACGAGCGCACGGTCGGCGTAAGACGCGGCGACCGCATCATGCGTGACCATGATGATGGTTTGGCCAAGTTCATTGACGGAACGTTTCAGGAAGCTCAGCACTTCGGCGCTTGATACGGAGTCAAGATTGCCGGTGGGCTCGTCTGCGAATACTAGTTTCGGTTTGGTGATCAATGCTCGTGCGATGGCCACACGCTGCTGTTGACCTCCCGATAGTTCGTTCGGACGATGATTGAGACGTTCCTTAAGACCAAGTGTCTCCACCAGCAGACGCAACCACTGTCGGTCGGGTTTCGCTCCAGCCAAGGTCAATGGCATGAGAATGTTCTGTTCGGCGGTGAACATCGGCAGCAGGTTGAAGCTTTGGAAGATGAATCCGATGTCGCGGCGGCGCAGCAACGTAAGCTGGTTGTCGTTCATGCGAGTCAGATCGTCGCCATTGAATATGATGTGCCCGCCGGTTGCGGAATCCAGTCCTGCCAACGTGTGCATCAACGTGGATTTGCCGGAACCAGAGGGTCCCATAATCGCCGTGAATTTTCCTTGTTCAAAAGCGACGTTGACGCCACGCAATGCATGCACCGTGTTATTCCCGGAACCGTAGTCCTTCACAAGATCCACGGTTGCAATGGCCGTATTGGTAGCTTTGATGGTGTCCCTGATATCCATGCCGTCATTCCTTTCTTTGGATTACCTCCAAAATTACGGAAAAACAGCTGATTCAAATATCATGCGTTGGTCTGAATTATCATCTCATCCTTGAGAATGAGCAAAAATGAGACGCCTCATGCCATTGATTCATCAATCGTCGAAGAGCACACCATCCTGCGGAGGCTCAAGCCAATACGACTCTTTTCCACACTGACGGTGGATGCCCACCAGGTCTGTTCCATGCCTGGCAATGGTCGAATAGACTCGGCAGATCAGCGCATTGCAGCATCGGTTCGCTGCCGACGGCACGAAATCAGAAGTCGCCCGTACCAAGGTGATTATTGTGACGACATTCGATTTGGATGAATATGTGATGGCGGCGATCAATGCCGGAGCTTCAGGGTTCCTGTTGAAGGATACCGAACCGGAGACGCTGCTGAGCTCGATCCGCACGGTATACCGAGGCAATGCGATCATCGCGCCATCCGCCACCAAACGCCTGATCGAGAGGATGACCACGGGTGCCGGTCTGACGGCCGCCCCGGCCCAGCCCACATACACCGATCCGGAACTCGATGAGCTTACCGACCGCGAGCGCGAGGTGCTGATCGAAATCGCGCGGGGTCTGTCGAATCAGGAAATCGCGGACAAGCTGTTCATCGGTCTGCCTACGGTGAAGACGCATGTGGCGCATATCTGGCAAAGATCAACGCCCGCGACCGTGTGCAGGCCGTGGTGTTCGCCTACGAGAATCATCTGGTCTGATTCGGCCGTCTTCCGATTCCGGCTCCTGTACATCGGCCGGCCTTATGCCGGCATAAATATCGTTGCCGTCCGATTCGTTCGCTGTAGAACGGGTCGGACGGCAACGGTTTATGTCAGGCTGTTTGCGTCAGCGTTGCGTCAACGCTCGTTCTTCGCGGCCTTGGCGGTTTTGATCAGCATTGCGAGAGCTGCCATGATGGCGGCGGCCAGGGCGATGGCGATCAGCGCGGCACCGGTTTTGCCCAGCATGTTCTGTTCAGCGCCGTTCTGAGCTTTGCCGGAGGCGATAGTGCCGCTGGGTTCGGTGTTGTCGGCCTTCGTGTCCGAAGATCCCTGCGCGGGCGCTTGGAAGTCGAAGCTGACGGTCTTGCCGGACTGTCGACCGGTCACGGTGAGCGTGTACTCGCCACCTTCCGTGATGCTGTCCAGGGCGATGCCGGTGGATTGTGCGGTCTTCACGCGCACGCCGGAAACGGGGGTGCTGGAGTCGGATGTCGCCAGGGTCTTGCCGGAGGTCTTGTCTTTGAGCTCGTAGGAGAGCACCGCATCGCCGTTGAAACCGGTGGCTTCAGCAGTGTATGCGCCGTTGTTCGCGTTGACCTTGACTTCGGCGTTGGATGACAGTGCGCTCTGGGATTCGGTGGAGGTGGCCAGTCCGAGCGCTCCGGCGATGGTGTAGAAGTTGTCGGTCTGGTCGGTCAGGCCGGTGACGCGCTGGGCGCCGGGGCCGGAGGCTGCGATGCGCAGCTGGGTGCCGGTGTGTTCCATATCGCCGCCGTTGTAGCCGCCGTCCTCGTCGCGGGAGTCATCCTGCGCGGTGCCGTAGGAGACGACCATGTTGATGCCGTCGGCGGTCTTGAGCACGGTGGACAGTGCATAAGCCGGCTGGGCGTTGAGGATCTGGGAGGTGTGGGCATGGTCGGCGGTGACGATCACAAGCGTATTGTTCAGGTCGACGTTCTTGAGCGCATAGGTGATGGCCTGGTCGAAGTCATCGGTCTCGCCGATCTGACCGCAGGCGTTGCCGGCATGGTCCTGCTTGTCGATGGACGCGCCTTCGACCTGCAGGAAGTAGCCGTTCTTCTGACCGTTCGGATTGGCGCCCAACAGATCAAGCGCCTTCTTGGTCATGTCCTTGAGCGAGACGCCCTGGTTGCCGAGCCAGTCGGCGTTCGGAGTGCATACGGTCGGGTTGGCGTCCTTGGCCGGATCCTTGGCGGTGGCCTTGGAGGGGTTGAACTTGGTGGGCATGTTGCCGTCGCTCATCAGGGCGAGCACCGGCTGGTTGTCCTTGTATTGCAAGGCGTTCATGGCGGCGGGGTCGTTTTCGACGGTTTGGAAGCCCATTTCCCTGGCCTGTTCCCACACGGTCTTGCCTTGGTATTCGCCGCCCTGCACGGTCTGACGGAAGTACTTGGAACCACCGCCGATGGTCACGTCGGCACGGGTGTCGAGCAGCTGCTCGGAGATGGAGCCGATGCCGCCGTTCTCCTTGAGCTGATTGGCTAGGCAGCGTTTCAGGGCGTCATTGGAGGTGCCGTCGGTCTTGCCTTGCGGGCCGTAGCAGCCGCGCTCGGTGGAATGCGATTCGAGCACGGCCGGCGTGGCATCCTGGATTTCAGCGGTGGTCACGTTGCCGGTGGCCTTGCCTGCGGCTTTGGCCAGTTCGAAGAGGTTGAGCTGCGGATTGCCATACACGTCGACGTCCACGGCGTTGTTGTACGTCTTGGTGCCGGTGGCCCAAGACGAACCGGACGCGGAGGAATCGGTGACCGGGGTGATCTTGCCTGGGTTCGCATTGACTGCGAGACTGCCGTTGTTGTCCTTGCCGACGGCGCTGTCCTTGCTGCCGTTGCCCAGCGAGAACGTGGTGTACTGGCCGGTGCCTGCCTTGGCATCGCCGAGCGCACCCGGCTGGCCTACCGCGTCGAGACCCTCGAAGTGACCGTTGGCGCCCTTGAGGTAGTCGCGTGCGACGGTGATTTCGGAGTCGCCCATGCCATCGCCAAGGAAGAGGATGACGTTCTTGGCCTTCTCATTGCCGATCGAGGCGATGCGTTGCGCGCCGCCATGCTTGGCGAGTTCGGATACGGTTTTGCCGTTGGGACTGTAGGTACCGTCCACGGCGTATGCCGGCGCCGCCATCGCACCGAGCGCTGCAACGGATGCGAATGCTGCGACAGCGCCCTTGAGCGCCTTGTGCTTGTTCATATGTTCTTCTTTCTTCCGCACGGGGCCTTCCCGCGTTGTGTATTGGATCTTGCGATGCCAACGCACACGCTATGCCGTGCGGAAGTACGGGAGGAGACCCGTAGAAGAAATCCAAGTGAACCTTGATGGCCTTCAGGTGAACACTGGTGTCCATAAGCCGCCTGATATCCCGTCACCGCCATCCGCCCCATCAGCTTCAGCGATACAGGAAGCGACTGCGAAGTGCCGGCACTCAGCTTCTGAGCAGAACCTCCTCCAAAGCGCTGACCACCGATTCGGGCAGATCCACGGTAAGGAAATCACCGTCGAACCGCGGCCCCCTGTTTATCGCGGCGAACGATCCGATGGCATGCACACCTTCCTCGCGGATCGCGGTCAGCGCCTTTTCCTTGGCGAGGAACTGGATCTGCGCGTGAAGCAGAATCTCATAGCAGTCCTGTTCCACCGGGTTCTGTGCAATCCGCAGTCCGTCTGTGAACACCACACGCATCTGCTGGCGTGTCGGCACGTCGCGCACGGTAAGGGTGAGACTCATTGCGGCTTCGTCGTAGGCGATATCGGATGGACTCACCGCCACCGTCTTGCTCCCAACCGTCACATGGGCACAAGATTCCAGCGGACCCGGGGCAGGACGGGCAACACCACGAACGGTGATCGTCCACTCGCGCGATTGCGGTGCCGCGTCGGCGCCGTCACCGCATACCGGGTCGACGGTAAACACCGTGCTTTCATCGGCATGCCCCGAAGCACCTTCATGCCACTGCCAACGCAATTGCGTGTCGGCCGTACGCCCTGCAGCGGCATGCGCGTACACGCCGTCGTCCTCGCGCATCGTGAATTCACCGGTGGCACCCGGGAAAAGCAACACCTGCATTGCGGTCGGGTTGGCGACGGAGTTGACCTCGCTCCCCTCGCCCAGCCGTTGCATTGGCACGATCGCTCCGGCCCTGGCGAATACGGGCATCCGGTCGAGCGCGCGCCAAGCGGTGATGGAACGGCCGTCCACACCACGCGCCACATACCGACGTCCATCGAAGAAGTCGAACCATTCGCCTTGCGGCAGCCACAGGTCCGCACGTCCCCGCGCAACCTTACGGTCGGCGGCACTGACGATTGGCGCCACGATGAGTTCGGTGCCGAAACGGAACTCATCGGGGTATTCATAGGCGGCCCACGTGTCGGGAGACTGCCAGTACATCGGTTCCACAATCGGCCGGCCTTCGAATGCGGCGCGGTAGTTCATGGTGTACAGGTACGGCAGCATCGCGTGGCGCAGACGCAGCGAGGCGGTCATCGAGGCGCGCACGTCTCCCGTGTAGTTCCACGGCTCCTTGCCGGAGAACGGCGAGTTGCTCGAATGCAGGCGGTTGATCGGGCTGAACGCGCCAAGCTGGTACCAGCGGGCTTCAAGCTCGTCGTCACGGTAGCCGAACATGTGGCCGCCGATATCATGGCTCCACCAGCCGTAGCCGATGTTGGACGCGGTGGCGGTGAACTGAGGCTGGAATGCGAGCGATTCCCAGGTGATCACCGTGTCGCCGGAGAAGCCGACCGGGTAGCGGTGCGAGCCGGGGCCGGCATAGCGCGAGAAGGTGAGCGGCCAGCGTCCGTCGCGTCCGGAATCAAGGTAGTGCATGTGGTTGAGGATCCACAGCGGGTCGAGTCCGGGCTGGCGGGTCACGCCACCCTGCTGCCAGTCGAGCCACCAGAAGTCAACGCCTTCGGCCTCCATATCGTGGTGCATGGCGAAATAGGCGTCCATATAGTCCGGGTCGGTCAGGTCGAATTCGAGGTTCTCACCGCTTGCCGGATCGACGCCCATGCGCCTGGCGGCCTTCGGGTAGGCGCTTTCGAATGCGCGGATGCCGTCGCGCGGATGCACGTTGAGCGTGGTCTTGAGGCCCTTGCGGTGCAGCTCGTCGAGGAATGCCACATGGTCGGGGAACAGGTCGCTGTTCCACGTATAGCCGGTCCATCCGGAACCGTACTTCGGGTCGATGCCGTCCACGAGATGCCAGTCCATGTCGATCACGGACGTGGTGAACGGAATGCCCTCACGCTTGAAGCGGTCCATAAGCGCCAGGTATTCGGACTGCGTGTACCGGTAGTAGCGGCTCCACCAATTGCCGAATGCGAAACGCGGCAGCAGCGGCTGCGGGCCGGTGAGCCTGTAGAAGTCCTGCACGGCTTCGATGTAGCGGTGCGCATAGCCGAAGAAGTACAGGTCGATGCACCCCTTGTCGCGCGGTGAGACCCAGGAGCCGAACGGGTTCGGTTTGCCGTTCACCTCGTCGGCGAGCACGATCACATTCGATGTGGAGTCGTCGAGTATCGCCCAGCCGTCACGCGAGATCACTCCGTCGCCCATCTCAAGCGGCTGGCCGAATTTCCTGCTGCCGTTCACCTCGTCGAGCGTGCGCGCGGTGCCTTTGAGATTGCCGTTCGTCTTGTCGCCGTAATGCCAGGTGTTGAACTGGGTGCTGGAGATGTGCTTGACGACCACGCACAGGCCTTCCTTGCTGAACGGCTTGCCGTCGTAATCGATGTGCAGGTGCTCGGTGTCAATGACGATGCGGCAGTCGCGCTGCGTCACAGTGCGCTCCACATATCGCCCGAAATCGCGGTTGAGTACGGTCTGGGTGACATGATCCTCGAAATGGCCGGTGTCGGACCATTCGAAACGCACGAGCGCATCGGTGAGCAGGCAGATACGCCATCGGTCGCCTTGGATGATGTTGGCGGAATCAGGCTGTGGGTGCGCATTGCATACGAAGTCGGTGAAAGCGGTGTCAGTCATATGGGTTCCTTCCACAGGTGCTCAGAACGTTCCAAATCTCCCTACAAATATATACCCAGTCCGTACACCCTGCGACACATCATCCTCGATCACATTTCGGGCGGTTTTGCCAAATGTCCGATTCGTAATAGTCACAACGGTTATCGAAGCAGCAACCTGCCGAAATGGCAAGGCGCCTGCGATGCCGGCAGCACCATGTGCTGGCATCGCAGGCACCATCATGCGACCCGTCCGGCGCGTCGTCAGGCTTCGGTAAGCGCTTTCACCGGAGGGGTGCGCACCGCGCGACGAGCGGGGAACACGCTGGCCAGCAGCGCGGCGATCGCGGCCACGGAGAGCAGGATGCCGTTGGTACCCCAGTCGAATGGGAGCATCGTCTTATCCGCGTACAACCCGAAGATCACATATGCGCCAAGCCAGCCGAACAACGTGCCCAGTATCACGCCGCACACGATTATGCCGTTGGCTGTAGGAATTGACCATAGAAAAAGGGCTCGCATCACGTGTTCCGTGATGCGAGTCCCAGCGAGTAAGCGTGCAGTTTTCATAGACCGGCGGCGTTCGGACCCCTCTGATCGCCGCCGTGCCTGAGCCGGCTTACTTGGCCAGACCGGATTCGCGCAGGGCCTTGAAGCCGCCTTCGAGATCCTCGATGATGTCGTCGATGTTCTCCAAGCCGATGGACAGGCGGATGGTGCCCTGGTGGATGCCCTGATCCTCCAGCTCCTCCACGGTCTCCTGGGAGTGCGTGGTGGAGGCCGGGTGGATCACGAGGCTCTTGGCGTCGGCCACGTTGGCCAGCAGGCTGAACAGGTGCAGGTTGTCGATGAACACGCGTGCCGCGTCCTTGCCGCCCTTGATGTCGAAGGTGAAAATGGAGCCGCCGCCGTTCGGGAAGTACTTCTGGTACAGATCGTGGTCCTTACGGCCTTCGATGGACGGATGGGAGATGGATTCGACCTCCGGCACGGTCTTGAGGTAGTCGACGACCTTCAACGCGTTCTGCACGTGGCGTTCGACGCGTAGGGACAGGGTCTCGGTGCCCTGCAGCAGCAGGAACGCGGCGAACGGGGACAGGGTGGCGCCGGTGTCGCGCAGCAGGATGGCGCGCACGCGGGTCACGAAGGCGCTTGCGCCGAGGGCCTCGTAGAAGTTAAGGCCATGGTAGGAGGGATCCGGCTCGGTCAGGGTCGGGAACTTGCCCGGCACCTCGGCCCAGTTGAACTTGCCGCCTTCCACGATCACGCCACCCAGGGTGGTGCCGTGGCCGCCGATGAACTTGGTCGCGGATTCGACCACGATGTCGGCGCCATGCTCCAGCGGGCGGAACAGGTAGGGGCTGGCGAAGGTGTTGTCCACGATCACCGGCAGGTGGTGCTTGTGGGCGATGGCGGTGATGGCTTCGAAGTCCGGCAGGTCGGCGTTCGGGTTGCCGAAGGTCTCGAAGTAGACGAGCTTGGTGTTCTCCTGGATGGCGTCCTCGAACTCCTGCGGGTTCTCGGCGGAGACGAAGGTGGTGTTTACACCGTCACGCGGCAGGGTGTGGCGCAGCAGGTTGAAGGTGCCGCCGTACACGTTCTTGGCTGCGACGATATGGTCGCCGCTCTGGGTGATGTTGCGCACCGCGTATTCCACGGCGGCCGCGCCGGATGCGACGGCCAGGCCTGCGGTGCCGCCTTCGAGGGCGGCGATGCGATCCTCGAACACGCCCTGGGTGGAGTTGGTCAGGCGGCCGTAGATGTTGCCCGGGTCGGCCAGACCGAAGCGGGCCTCGGCATGGTCGAAGTTATGGAAGACGTAGCTGGTGGTCTGGTAGATCGGCACCGCGCGGGAATCGGTGGCCGGATCGGCCTGCTCCTGGCCGACGTGCAGCTGCAGCGTTTCGAAACGGTAGTTCTTGTTCTCTGCCATGGTGCGGCTCCTTTGGGGGAAGTGGTTCGTTGTCTGTCTTGAGTCACCCGCCGTGCCGTGTAGGGCGGGTGGCCAGGTGTTGGTAGAGACGATAATCCGACCGGTGAGCGCGATGCAAGCCGAACGTTATCGCACTTGCCTATACCCGCTTATCAACCGTTGGGATCATTGGCGTTTCCCATTTCCGCGTTCGCCGAAAACGATTGCCGCGGCCCGCTGCGACACGCCGAATCGTCATGCCTGATGCCGGAACATCCGGCCCGCAAATGGCGTTCCGCTTGAAGACGATTGGTCAATGGGCACCGTTAAACCGCTGAGCAGTACCCGCAAGCAGAGGAAGGATTTGCTATGAGTGATGAGATTCTGTTCGACCGTGATCCGAAATACATTCCGCGTGTGGCCGCGGTGCACGATATGTGCGGCTATGGCAAGTGTTCGCTGACGGCGGCGATTCCGATTCTGTCGGCGGCCGGCTGCGATGCGTGCCCGGTGCCGACGGCGCTGTTCTCGGCGCATACGCGCTATGCCGTGTACACGTTCCACGATACGACCGAGATTTTGAATGGCTATCTGGATGCCTGGCGCAAGGAGAATGTGGAGCTTGACGGCGTGTATTCCGGTTTTCTTGGGTCGGCCGAGCAGGTCGCGATCATCAAGCGACTGTACGACGAATACCCGCAGGCGCTTCGTCTGGTCGATCCGGTGATGGGCGACGGCGGCAAGACCTACCCCACGTACACCCCGGAACTGTGCGAGGCGATGGGCAC comes from the Bifidobacterium angulatum DSM 20098 = JCM 7096 genome and includes:
- a CDS encoding glycoside hydrolase family 31 protein, with product MTDTAFTDFVCNAHPQPDSANIIQGDRWRICLLTDALVRFEWSDTGHFEDHVTQTVLNRDFGRYVERTVTQRDCRIVIDTEHLHIDYDGKPFSKEGLCVVVKHISSTQFNTWHYGDKTNGNLKGTARTLDEVNGSRKFGQPLEMGDGVISRDGWAILDDSTSNVIVLADEVNGKPNPFGSWVSPRDKGCIDLYFFGYAHRYIEAVQDFYRLTGPQPLLPRFAFGNWWSRYYRYTQSEYLALMDRFKREGIPFTTSVIDMDWHLVDGIDPKYGSGWTGYTWNSDLFPDHVAFLDELHRKGLKTTLNVHPRDGIRAFESAYPKAARRMGVDPASGENLEFDLTDPDYMDAYFAMHHDMEAEGVDFWWLDWQQGGVTRQPGLDPLWILNHMHYLDSGRDGRWPLTFSRYAGPGSHRYPVGFSGDTVITWESLAFQPQFTATASNIGYGWWSHDIGGHMFGYRDDELEARWYQLGAFSPINRLHSSNSPFSGKEPWNYTGDVRASMTASLRLRHAMLPYLYTMNYRAAFEGRPIVEPMYWQSPDTWAAYEYPDEFRFGTELIVAPIVSAADRKVARGRADLWLPQGEWFDFFDGRRYVARGVDGRSITAWRALDRMPVFARAGAIVPMQRLGEGSEVNSVANPTAMQVLLFPGATGEFTMREDDGVYAHAAAGRTADTQLRWQWHEGASGHADESTVFTVDPVCGDGADAAPQSREWTITVRGVARPAPGPLESCAHVTVGSKTVAVSPSDIAYDEAAMSLTLTVRDVPTRQQMRVVFTDGLRIAQNPVEQDCYEILLHAQIQFLAKEKALTAIREEGVHAIGSFAAINRGPRFDGDFLTVDLPESVVSALEEVLLRS
- a CDS encoding O-acetylhomoserine aminocarboxypropyltransferase/cysteine synthase family protein is translated as MAENKNYRFETLQLHVGQEQADPATDSRAVPIYQTTSYVFHNFDHAEARFGLADPGNIYGRLTNSTQGVFEDRIAALEGGTAGLAVASGAAAVEYAVRNITQSGDHIVAAKNVYGGTFNLLRHTLPRDGVNTTFVSAENPQEFEDAIQENTKLVYFETFGNPNADLPDFEAITAIAHKHHLPVIVDNTFASPYLFRPLEHGADIVVESATKFIGGHGTTLGGVIVEGGKFNWAEVPGKFPTLTEPDPSYHGLNFYEALGASAFVTRVRAILLRDTGATLSPFAAFLLLQGTETLSLRVERHVQNALKVVDYLKTVPEVESISHPSIEGRKDHDLYQKYFPNGGGSIFTFDIKGGKDAARVFIDNLHLFSLLANVADAKSLVIHPASTTHSQETVEELEDQGIHQGTIRLSIGLENIDDIIEDLEGGFKALRESGLAK